A single region of the Rhizobium sp. NLR16a genome encodes:
- a CDS encoding dihydrodipicolinate synthase family protein, whose translation MSKFKGVVPPVITPLNKDYTVDYPSYTRVLENLIEAGCHGLFVLGSTSEVIFHDERTRKEIIEHSAKVINGRVPLIVGVIDPTTDRVINHARIAKSAGADAVVVTAPFYTVTSQSEIIDHFRYIRDAVDVPLIAYDIPVCVHVKLQRQTSVTLAKEGTIVGIKDSSGDDGNFRYVLLDLAGNNEVFLMTGSEIVVDTALQMGAHGVVPGIANVDPHGYVRLWNAAQRGDWVAARKEQERLCRLFEIVSVGAGRVSGGAAGIGAFKAAMKSLGIIDTALMPRPRAALNETETTRIDEILRATGLLS comes from the coding sequence ATGAGCAAATTCAAGGGTGTCGTTCCTCCCGTCATAACCCCGCTGAACAAGGATTACACGGTCGATTACCCGTCCTACACACGGGTGCTCGAAAACCTGATCGAGGCCGGATGCCATGGCCTGTTCGTGCTCGGCTCGACCAGCGAGGTGATCTTCCACGACGAAAGGACCCGGAAGGAAATCATCGAGCACTCGGCCAAAGTCATCAATGGTCGCGTACCGCTGATCGTCGGCGTCATCGACCCAACCACCGACAGGGTCATCAACCATGCCAGGATCGCGAAGTCGGCCGGCGCCGACGCGGTTGTCGTCACGGCGCCGTTCTACACCGTCACCAGCCAGTCCGAGATCATCGATCACTTCCGCTATATCCGCGATGCCGTCGACGTGCCGCTGATCGCCTACGACATTCCCGTCTGCGTGCATGTGAAACTGCAGCGCCAGACCAGCGTGACGCTGGCGAAGGAGGGAACGATCGTCGGCATCAAGGATTCGAGCGGCGACGACGGCAACTTCCGTTACGTGCTGCTCGATCTCGCGGGCAACAACGAGGTCTTCCTGATGACGGGCTCCGAAATCGTCGTCGACACGGCACTGCAGATGGGCGCCCATGGCGTCGTGCCCGGCATCGCCAATGTCGATCCGCATGGCTACGTCAGGCTCTGGAACGCCGCCCAGCGTGGCGACTGGGTCGCGGCCCGCAAGGAGCAGGAGCGCCTCTGCCGGCTCTTCGAGATCGTCTCAGTCGGGGCGGGCCGCGTCAGCGGCGGCGCCGCCGGCATCGGCGCCTTCAAGGCGGCGATGAAGAGCCTCGGCATCATCGACACGGCGCTGATGCCGCGTCCGAGGGCGGCTCTCAACGAGACTGAAACGACTAGGATCGACGAAATCCTGCGCGCGACCGGCCTGCTTTCCTGA
- a CDS encoding ABC transporter permease: MLRYSLRRLLIGVGMLLALSVLIFAMLRLTPGDPIDAYIDPNIPMSSSDLAELRATLGLDQPLPVQYLGWLRQALTGNLGYSIKRPDQPVLGLVLSRVGPTVLLMGSAIAIAIVAGIATGVISAVRRNSVADLSLSVFAVTGISSPPFLSALVGLYLFSVYFNWMPSGGMLTPGQEFSIADLLHHLILPATLLAVAQTALIMRYMRASMLEVLSQDYVRTARAKGVFEFWVITKHALRNALLPVITLIGSTIGLAIGGAIFIESVFNWPGMGLLMVDAVEGRDYPVIMGSTLVIGACVIVVNLLTDLAYAVVDPRIKVG, translated from the coding sequence ATGCTGAGATACAGTCTCCGGCGCCTGCTGATCGGAGTGGGCATGCTGCTTGCCTTGAGCGTGCTGATCTTCGCCATGCTGCGCCTCACGCCCGGCGATCCGATCGACGCCTATATCGATCCCAATATTCCGATGTCGTCGTCGGATCTTGCCGAGCTGCGCGCCACGCTCGGACTCGATCAGCCGCTGCCGGTGCAGTATCTTGGCTGGCTGCGGCAGGCGCTGACGGGAAATCTCGGCTATTCGATCAAGCGGCCGGACCAGCCAGTGCTCGGCCTCGTGCTCTCGCGCGTCGGCCCGACAGTGCTCTTGATGGGATCGGCGATTGCGATCGCGATCGTTGCGGGGATCGCCACCGGCGTCATCAGCGCGGTTCGCCGCAATTCCGTCGCGGACCTGTCCCTGTCAGTCTTCGCCGTCACCGGTATTTCAAGTCCACCCTTCCTCAGCGCTCTTGTCGGCCTCTATCTCTTTTCGGTCTATTTCAACTGGATGCCCTCGGGCGGCATGCTGACGCCAGGCCAGGAATTCTCCATCGCCGACCTTCTCCATCACCTGATCCTGCCCGCGACATTGCTGGCCGTCGCCCAGACAGCGCTGATCATGCGCTATATGCGCGCTTCCATGCTGGAGGTTCTGAGCCAGGATTATGTGCGTACCGCGCGCGCCAAAGGCGTCTTCGAATTCTGGGTCATCACCAAGCACGCCCTGCGCAACGCGCTGCTTCCCGTCATTACGCTGATCGGCTCGACCATCGGCCTTGCGATCGGTGGCGCGATCTTCATCGAAAGCGTCTTCAACTGGCCCGGCATGGGCCTGCTCATGGTCGATGCGGTGGAGGGCCGCGACTATCCGGTCATCATGGGTTCGACGCTGGTGATCGGTGCCTGCGTCATCGTCGTCAATCTTCTGACCGATCTAGCCTATGCGGTGGTCGATCCGCGGATCAAGGTGGGGTGA
- a CDS encoding RidA family protein, producing MTQREAIFPAGRNALYEKHGYSAAIRTGDLLFVSGQVGSRSDGTPEPDFERQVRLAFENLKATLDAAGCGLDDIVDVTTFHTDPENQFETILAIKQELFSKPPYTNWTAIGVNWLAGFDFEIKVIARIPSTARF from the coding sequence ATGACCCAACGCGAAGCAATCTTTCCCGCAGGCAGGAATGCCCTTTACGAAAAACACGGCTATTCGGCCGCCATCCGAACTGGCGATCTTCTGTTCGTCTCCGGCCAGGTCGGCAGCCGTTCCGATGGTACGCCTGAACCCGACTTTGAACGCCAGGTTCGGCTGGCTTTCGAAAACCTGAAGGCAACGCTGGATGCTGCAGGCTGCGGCCTCGACGACATCGTCGATGTAACGACGTTCCATACGGACCCCGAAAACCAGTTTGAAACAATCCTGGCCATCAAGCAGGAGCTTTTCAGCAAGCCACCCTATACGAACTGGACGGCGATCGGCGTGAACTGGCTGGCCGGCTTCGATTTCGAGATCAAGGTCATTGCCCGCATCCCTTCCACCGCCCGATTTTAG
- a CDS encoding ABC transporter ATP-binding protein, protein MQQTADTILDVKGLRTVFRIRSGEVTAVNGIDLTVTAGETLALVGESGSGKSVTSLSVMRLLTRNIGAIAAGSIHLKRKNGTVSDLVALIEEDMRAIRGNDIGMVFQEPMSSLNPVYTIGDQISEPIRIHRRAARKAAMDVAVALLDSVGIPDAGRRAGQYPHELSGGMRQRATIAMALACDPTLLIADEPTTALDVTIQAQILALLQTLQRERGMAMLFVTHNLGVVAEIAHRVAVMYAGRIVETGPVAEVFRNPRHPYTIGLLASMPKLGDASRMKQAGERLAAIPGVVPSLMNMPAGCAFQPRCKFAIDSCRPAVPPLAEVNPRHQSRCIRWQEIR, encoded by the coding sequence ATGCAACAGACCGCCGACACCATTCTCGACGTCAAAGGGCTGCGGACCGTCTTCCGTATCCGCTCGGGCGAAGTGACGGCGGTGAACGGCATCGATCTGACGGTGACTGCCGGCGAGACGCTTGCGCTTGTCGGCGAGTCCGGTTCAGGCAAATCGGTCACCAGCCTTTCGGTCATGCGGCTTCTGACCCGCAATATTGGTGCGATCGCCGCCGGCAGCATCCATTTGAAGCGCAAGAACGGTACGGTCAGCGATCTTGTCGCGCTCATCGAAGAGGACATGCGTGCCATTCGCGGCAATGACATCGGCATGGTCTTTCAGGAGCCGATGTCGAGCCTCAACCCGGTCTACACGATCGGCGACCAGATTTCGGAGCCAATCCGCATCCATCGCCGGGCGGCCCGGAAGGCCGCCATGGATGTGGCCGTCGCCCTTCTCGACAGCGTCGGCATTCCCGATGCCGGGCGCCGCGCCGGTCAATATCCGCACGAGCTCTCCGGCGGCATGCGCCAGCGCGCCACGATCGCCATGGCCCTTGCCTGCGACCCGACGCTGCTGATCGCCGACGAGCCGACGACGGCGCTCGACGTCACTATCCAGGCGCAGATTCTAGCCCTTCTGCAGACGCTGCAACGCGAACGCGGCATGGCCATGCTCTTCGTCACCCATAATCTCGGCGTCGTCGCCGAAATCGCGCATCGGGTGGCGGTGATGTATGCCGGCCGGATCGTCGAGACCGGGCCGGTGGCCGAGGTTTTCCGCAATCCGAGACATCCCTATACGATCGGCCTCCTGGCCTCGATGCCGAAACTCGGCGATGCGAGCCGGATGAAGCAGGCGGGCGAAAGGTTGGCGGCCATTCCCGGCGTCGTGCCGAGCCTGATGAACATGCCGGCCGGCTGCGCTTTCCAGCCACGCTGCAAATTTGCCATCGACTCCTGCCGCCCGGCGGTGCCACCGCTGGCCGAGGTCAATCCGCGCCACCAGAGCCGCTGCATTCGCTGGCAGGAGATCAGATGA
- a CDS encoding TetR/AcrR family transcriptional regulator has protein sequence MVKRRSETMEENRMKLIAAGRKAFAEKGYAAASMDELTAEVGLTRGALYHNFGDKRGLLAAVVDQIDTEMASRAQEIGARAGDDWQGLLAEGAAYIEMALDPEVQRIVLLDGPAVLGDPSQWPSQSSCLQATRQTIDRLIAQDALKPVDAEAAARLLNGAALNAALWIAASDEPQDVLPKAVEAFGALAAGLLKASAANRES, from the coding sequence ATGGTCAAACGGCGCAGCGAGACGATGGAGGAAAATCGTATGAAGCTGATCGCGGCCGGGCGAAAGGCTTTTGCCGAGAAGGGATACGCGGCCGCGTCGATGGATGAGCTGACCGCAGAGGTAGGCCTGACGCGCGGAGCGCTGTACCACAACTTCGGAGACAAGCGCGGGCTGCTTGCGGCAGTCGTCGATCAGATCGACACGGAAATGGCGTCCCGCGCCCAGGAGATCGGCGCCCGTGCGGGTGATGACTGGCAAGGTCTGCTCGCAGAGGGCGCGGCTTATATCGAAATGGCGCTTGATCCGGAGGTCCAACGCATCGTTCTGCTCGACGGGCCTGCCGTATTGGGTGATCCGTCACAATGGCCGAGCCAGAGCAGCTGCCTTCAGGCAACCAGGCAGACAATCGATCGCCTTATCGCGCAGGACGCCCTCAAGCCGGTCGACGCGGAAGCAGCCGCCCGGCTGCTCAACGGTGCCGCGCTCAATGCCGCCCTCTGGATCGCTGCCAGTGACGAGCCGCAGGATGTGCTGCCGAAAGCTGTCGAGGCCTTCGGCGCCTTGGCTGCAGGCCTTCTCAAGGCGTCGGCGGCAAACCGGGAATCTTGA
- a CDS encoding ABC transporter substrate-binding protein, translating into MKRLQRLSSAIALSALMATTVAPAFIGPAKAATLSGGFDVGPGGFQGNFNPLAATGGFTWLSVYFEPLVTYDAKLEKVVGQLASSYEVSPDQLTYAFTLVDAKWHDGKPFTAKDAKFTIELAKNAKTGSVLAARLSAVSSVEAKDDNTLIIKLSAPSASLMDTLTKVMMLPEHALSQIPADQLAKNTWWSTAPIGTGPFKFSKYVTDQYVELVANTDYRGGQPALEKIINRYFANPAAAIAALRAGEIQFTYVDSNDLKAFDNNKDFRVIEGNSFVVNYLGFNHDSPIWKDVRVRQAVMYAINRDAIIQSLYGGAAEPANCAYVADQVVPKGIETYAYDPEKAKQLLKDAGWDEINGNKPVTLLTYYTTPLAANVMAAVQAMLAQVGINVTPRAVDTPTYNSIVLNPTPDVAQFQMVYAGLQNGPDPGSINVGLNEKQIPPAGPNVARVRMPVLTAALDAALGETDAAKRSARYQDVCKVMNKELPWGPLWVAKRYGVASARLKDFIWTPAPGGGPYQAHPEKWAIAE; encoded by the coding sequence ATGAAACGACTGCAAAGACTATCATCGGCCATCGCATTGAGTGCCTTGATGGCGACGACCGTTGCCCCGGCCTTCATCGGCCCAGCGAAGGCAGCCACGCTGTCCGGCGGCTTCGATGTCGGCCCGGGTGGTTTTCAGGGCAATTTCAATCCGCTTGCCGCAACGGGCGGCTTCACATGGCTCAGCGTCTATTTCGAGCCGCTGGTGACCTATGACGCGAAGCTCGAGAAGGTGGTCGGCCAGCTCGCCTCGTCCTACGAGGTCAGTCCCGACCAATTGACCTACGCCTTCACGCTTGTCGACGCGAAATGGCATGACGGCAAGCCCTTCACGGCAAAGGACGCCAAGTTCACCATCGAGCTCGCCAAGAACGCCAAGACCGGCTCCGTTCTGGCAGCGCGGCTGAGCGCCGTTTCCTCGGTCGAGGCCAAGGACGACAACACCCTGATCATCAAGCTCTCCGCCCCGTCCGCAAGCCTGATGGACACCCTGACGAAGGTGATGATGCTGCCGGAACACGCACTTTCGCAGATCCCGGCCGATCAGCTCGCCAAGAACACATGGTGGTCCACCGCGCCGATCGGCACCGGGCCGTTCAAGTTCAGCAAATATGTCACCGATCAATATGTCGAACTTGTCGCCAATACCGACTACCGAGGCGGCCAACCGGCGCTCGAAAAGATCATCAACCGCTATTTTGCCAATCCGGCAGCGGCGATCGCCGCACTTCGTGCCGGCGAAATCCAGTTCACCTACGTCGATTCCAACGATCTGAAGGCCTTCGACAACAACAAGGATTTCCGCGTCATCGAAGGCAACTCCTTCGTCGTCAACTATCTCGGCTTCAACCACGACTCGCCGATCTGGAAAGATGTTCGGGTCCGTCAGGCAGTGATGTACGCGATCAATCGCGATGCCATCATCCAGAGCCTTTACGGCGGCGCCGCCGAACCGGCAAACTGCGCCTATGTCGCCGATCAGGTGGTGCCGAAAGGCATCGAGACCTATGCCTATGATCCGGAAAAGGCCAAGCAGCTGCTGAAGGACGCCGGCTGGGATGAGATCAACGGCAACAAGCCGGTCACCCTGCTGACCTATTACACGACGCCGCTTGCCGCCAATGTCATGGCGGCGGTCCAGGCAATGCTCGCCCAGGTCGGCATCAACGTAACGCCGCGTGCCGTCGACACGCCGACCTATAACAGCATCGTGCTCAATCCGACGCCTGATGTCGCGCAGTTCCAGATGGTCTATGCCGGACTTCAGAACGGCCCGGATCCGGGCAGCATCAATGTCGGCCTCAACGAAAAGCAGATCCCGCCGGCCGGCCCGAACGTCGCGCGCGTGCGCATGCCGGTGCTGACGGCTGCTCTAGACGCAGCGCTTGGCGAGACGGATGCCGCAAAGCGCTCCGCCCGTTATCAGGATGTCTGCAAGGTGATGAACAAGGAACTGCCCTGGGGTCCGCTGTGGGTGGCGAAACGATATGGCGTCGCCTCCGCCAGGCTGAAGGACTTCATCTGGACGCCCGCTCCCGGTGGCGGCCCTTACCAGGCGCATCCGGAGAAATGGGCGATCGCCGAATAG
- a CDS encoding ABC transporter permease, whose product MLARSPARSPGPIIRSLHRFLLNRTALLGLGMIALMIVAILSYPLWWSFKPNDIDLMAMNAQPGPGHWFGTDGVGRDILARVLDGGRISLLVALTSTVMSAIIGFLVGAVSALAGRFADAVTMRFVDLVMTLPPVIFLLVLASIAGTGIWPTVFVISLLSWPLLARMVRSRLLELRERDFVMAARGMGAGLPHLLFRHGLPNSIDILVVFATLQIANAILLEAGLSFLGLGIAPPAASWGNMLNAARSTAVLEQYPWQWLFPGGFLVLAVLAINFIGDGLRDAFDPRTELN is encoded by the coding sequence ATGCTGGCACGAAGCCCTGCCCGCAGCCCGGGCCCGATCATACGCTCCTTGCATCGCTTTCTGCTCAACCGGACCGCGCTGCTCGGCCTCGGCATGATCGCGCTGATGATCGTCGCAATCCTTTCCTATCCGCTGTGGTGGAGCTTCAAACCCAACGACATCGATCTCATGGCAATGAATGCGCAGCCGGGGCCGGGACACTGGTTCGGCACTGACGGGGTCGGCCGCGACATCCTTGCCCGGGTCCTGGACGGCGGTCGCATTTCGCTGCTGGTGGCCCTCACCTCGACCGTCATGTCCGCCATCATCGGTTTCCTGGTCGGCGCCGTCTCGGCGCTTGCCGGCCGCTTTGCAGATGCGGTCACGATGCGGTTCGTCGATCTCGTCATGACGCTGCCGCCGGTCATCTTCCTGCTGGTGCTCGCCTCGATCGCCGGCACCGGCATCTGGCCGACGGTCTTTGTCATCTCACTTCTCTCCTGGCCTCTGCTGGCGCGCATGGTGCGCTCGCGGCTGCTCGAACTTCGCGAACGTGACTTCGTGATGGCCGCGAGAGGCATGGGGGCGGGTCTGCCGCATCTCCTCTTCCGCCACGGCCTGCCGAACTCGATCGACATCCTCGTCGTCTTCGCGACGCTGCAGATCGCCAATGCCATCCTGCTCGAGGCCGGCCTTTCCTTCCTCGGTCTCGGCATTGCGCCACCGGCGGCAAGCTGGGGCAACATGCTGAATGCTGCCCGCTCTACCGCCGTGCTCGAACAATATCCCTGGCAATGGCTGTTTCCCGGCGGATTCCTGGTGCTTGCCGTCCTTGCAATCAACTTCATTGGCGATGGTCTTCGTGATGCCTTCGACCCTCGCACCGAACTAAACTGA
- a CDS encoding oligopeptide/dipeptide ABC transporter ATP-binding protein codes for MSEPLLSVRDLGKHYTSRGTRLTILQAISFDIGKGEVVGLVGESGSGKTTIGRSILRLVEPSAGSVRFDGTELTALSSSEMRRLRPRMQYIFQDPFASLSPRMTIGEILTEGLRIQGLGTARERLERAREALEQVDLPPDAVNRYAHEFSGGQRQRIGIARALTLAPEFIVADEPVSALDVSIQAQVINLLRDLQQRLDLAMLFISHDLAVVEYICDRVIVLYLGRIMEIAPSAALYARPLHPYTRALLSAIPSPDPDAPRDRQILKGDIPSPANPPSGCVFRTRCPNALPACGETVPELREMKPGHFKACIRDDLN; via the coding sequence ATGAGCGAGCCCCTTCTCTCCGTCCGCGATCTCGGCAAGCACTATACGTCCCGCGGAACCAGGCTGACCATCCTGCAGGCCATATCCTTCGATATCGGCAAGGGCGAGGTGGTCGGGCTGGTCGGCGAATCCGGCAGCGGCAAGACCACGATCGGCCGATCGATCCTGCGGCTGGTCGAACCGTCGGCCGGCAGCGTCCGCTTCGACGGTACCGAACTCACCGCCTTGTCCTCATCCGAAATGCGGCGTCTGCGGCCCCGGATGCAATATATTTTCCAAGACCCGTTCGCGAGCCTGTCGCCGCGCATGACAATCGGCGAAATCCTGACCGAGGGGCTGAGGATCCAGGGCTTGGGGACGGCAAGAGAGAGATTAGAACGTGCCCGCGAGGCGCTCGAACAGGTCGATCTTCCGCCGGACGCCGTCAACCGGTATGCCCACGAATTCTCGGGCGGCCAGCGGCAGCGGATCGGCATCGCGCGCGCGCTGACGCTCGCGCCCGAATTCATCGTCGCCGACGAGCCGGTCTCGGCGCTCGATGTTTCGATCCAGGCGCAGGTGATCAATCTTCTGCGCGACCTGCAGCAGCGCCTTGATCTGGCCATGCTGTTCATCAGTCACGACCTCGCCGTGGTCGAATATATCTGCGACCGGGTGATCGTGCTCTATCTCGGCCGGATCATGGAAATCGCGCCCAGTGCCGCGCTTTATGCCAGGCCGCTGCATCCCTATACGCGGGCGCTTCTCTCCGCGATCCCCTCGCCCGATCCCGATGCGCCGCGCGATCGCCAGATCCTGAAGGGCGATATTCCGAGCCCCGCCAATCCGCCGAGCGGTTGCGTCTTCCGCACGCGCTGTCCAAACGCTCTGCCCGCCTGTGGCGAGACCGTGCCGGAGCTGCGCGAAATGAAGCCCGGTCATTTCAAGGCCTGCATCCGTGATGACCTAAATTGA
- a CDS encoding dihydrodipicolinate synthase family protein codes for MTTTTRRHPIAGNWASLLLPIADDDSIDFEKLAEEIDLLIAAGVDGIYSNGTAGEFHNQSEAEYERIQDVLVSRCRAAGMPFVIGACQPDPMIMLDRLRRATVHKPLALQVILPDWWPLTNLEAIDFLKRASDVAQGIPLILYNPPHAKRVLSPAELSEVCGPCPSVVGMKVADGDDAWFSQARAHLPEFSLFIPGHHLATGMKQGVAAGAFSNVACLHPRGAQAWTELMRRDLEAALNIESRICAFMDNHIVPFRRDRGYSNAALDKLLAVIGNWGPVTTRLRWPYRFVDEREAVFLRDRARRIIPELFPR; via the coding sequence ATGACCACCACGACCCGCCGCCACCCGATCGCGGGCAACTGGGCAAGCCTGCTGCTGCCCATCGCCGACGACGACAGCATCGATTTCGAAAAGCTCGCCGAGGAAATTGACTTACTGATCGCCGCCGGGGTCGACGGCATCTATTCGAACGGCACGGCGGGAGAATTCCACAACCAGAGCGAAGCGGAGTACGAGCGAATTCAGGACGTGCTGGTCTCGCGTTGCCGCGCGGCCGGAATGCCGTTCGTCATCGGCGCCTGCCAGCCCGATCCGATGATCATGCTCGATCGGCTGCGCCGTGCAACCGTTCATAAGCCATTGGCGCTTCAGGTAATCCTCCCCGACTGGTGGCCGCTCACCAATCTCGAAGCCATCGATTTCCTGAAACGGGCATCAGACGTCGCCCAAGGAATCCCGCTCATCCTCTACAATCCGCCGCATGCGAAACGTGTCCTGTCGCCAGCCGAGCTCAGCGAGGTTTGCGGCCCCTGCCCGTCAGTGGTCGGGATGAAGGTCGCCGATGGAGACGATGCCTGGTTTTCGCAGGCGCGAGCACACCTTCCCGAATTTTCGCTGTTCATTCCAGGCCACCATCTCGCAACCGGCATGAAGCAGGGCGTGGCCGCCGGGGCGTTTTCGAACGTTGCCTGTCTCCATCCCCGCGGCGCGCAGGCCTGGACAGAGCTGATGCGCAGGGATCTCGAGGCGGCGCTCAACATCGAAAGCCGCATCTGCGCCTTCATGGACAATCACATCGTCCCGTTTCGCCGTGACCGCGGCTATTCAAATGCCGCCCTCGACAAACTGCTCGCTGTGATCGGCAACTGGGGCCCGGTCACGACCAGGCTGAGATGGCCTTACCGCTTTGTCGACGAGCGAGAGGCGGTGTTTTTGCGCGATCGCGCCCGCAGGATCATCCCGGAGCTCTTCCCCCGATAG
- a CDS encoding FadR/GntR family transcriptional regulator: MSLKSMKPLARAPLLHVSVQESLRAYISDNGLKPGTLLPPESDLANQLGVSRNSLREGIKALESLGVLESRRGVGIFVKAFSFEPLLDNLAYGLGGALRQIEEVIEIRRTLEVGLIGKTVEMIGDDDIAELRATVERMRVHAERGQSFADEDQLFHTLLFRCQNNETLARLIDVFWLAFYKASDFVNLDNVDPVATWRDHAAIVDAIEARDVAEAQKRLDRHYDGISRVIAANKKSANVGGAQ, from the coding sequence ATGTCGCTGAAATCCATGAAACCCCTCGCCCGCGCGCCCCTACTTCACGTCTCGGTGCAGGAAAGCCTGCGGGCCTATATCAGCGACAACGGGTTGAAGCCCGGCACGCTGCTTCCGCCTGAATCCGACCTGGCGAACCAGCTCGGCGTCAGCCGCAATTCCCTGCGTGAAGGCATCAAGGCGCTGGAATCGCTCGGCGTGCTGGAATCGCGCCGTGGTGTCGGCATCTTCGTCAAGGCATTCTCATTCGAGCCGCTGCTCGACAATCTCGCTTATGGCCTCGGCGGCGCCTTGCGCCAGATCGAAGAAGTGATCGAGATCCGGCGAACGCTGGAAGTCGGGCTGATCGGCAAGACGGTTGAGATGATCGGCGACGACGATATTGCCGAGCTGCGCGCCACGGTGGAGCGCATGCGGGTCCATGCGGAACGGGGTCAATCCTTTGCCGACGAAGACCAGCTTTTCCACACCCTGCTCTTCCGCTGCCAGAACAACGAGACCCTTGCGCGGCTGATCGACGTGTTCTGGCTCGCCTTCTACAAGGCGTCCGATTTCGTCAACCTCGACAATGTCGACCCCGTCGCCACCTGGAGGGATCACGCGGCGATCGTCGATGCCATCGAGGCAAGGGATGTCGCGGAAGCGCAGAAGCGCCTGGACCGCCATTATGACGGCATTTCCCGGGTGATCGCAGCCAACAAGAAAAGTGCCAATGTGGGAGGAGCACAATGA